ACGTACGGACCGCCCATTACTGTCGAACCCGTCGAATAATACCGAACGGCACACGGAGGCGCCCTGACGCGCCTGCGTTCTTTTCCACCCCAACCGCAAATGCCCATGAAGCCCAAAGACCAGATTCTGGCCCGGATGTACGTGGCGCTGACGCTGCTGGGCCTCGCCCCGCTGGCCGTCGCGGTGCAGATGGGCCAGATTGTGGTGACCGAAACGGACGCGCTCCGCGATCAGGTGCGGGCGCAGGCCCGCTCATCGGTGACGATTCCGGCCATGCGCGGTGCCATTCTGGACCGGGACGGGCGGGGCCTCGCAACCAACACGGCCCGGTACGACCTGGCCGTGGACCCCACGGTGGACGGGTTTCAGAAGCAGGCGAGGACGTTCTTTGACAAGCTGGCCGGCCTAACCGACGCGTCGGCGTCGCAGTACCGGCGGCAGGTGCGCGACCGGCACAGTCCGCAGTACGTGAAGCTACGGGAAGAGCTCACGCCCCGCCAGTACGAAACCATTCGGGGGTGGGACGTGCCGGGCGTGATTCTCACGCCGGAGTTCGGCCGGCGCTACAACTACGGGTCGACGGCGGCCCACGTGACCGGACACGTGGGGAGCGACGGGAACGGCCTCGCCGGGCTGGAGCTGGCGTACGACGACACGCTGACCGGCACGCCCGGGCGCCGCATCGTGCGACGGGACCGGAGCGGACGCATCGAGGCGCATGTGGGGGGGAAGGTGGTGCAGCCGGAGCGGGGCGACGACCTCGTGCTCACGATTGACCTGACGCGTCAGGCGGCGCTCGAAAATGAGCTTCGCCGTGGCGTGCGGGAGAGCGGGGCCGAGTGGGGAACGGCCGTGGCGATGGACCCGAGCACCGGCGCCATCCTCGGCATGGCCAATGTGCCGACCTACAATCCCAATCGTCCCGGCCGAGCCCCCAGCGGGGCGCGGCGCAATCGGGCCCTCACCGATCGGTTCGAGCCGGGCTCCACCTTCAAGCTCGTCGGGGCCGTTTCGGCCATCGAGCAGGACCTCGTGTCCCTCGACGACTCGGTAGAGACCGGCGACGGCTGGGCCGTCTTCCACGGCTACACGATGAAGGACGTGCAGGCGCACGGGACGATCTCGTTTGCCGACGTCATTGCGAAGTCGAGCAATGTAGGCATGGCCAAGACGGTGAAGGAGCTCGACCCAGGCACCTACTATCAATACGCCCGCAACATGGGTTTCAGTCAGCCCACGTGGATCGACCTTCCCGGGGAGGTGGGGGGCGTGTTGAAGCGGCCGCCTCAGTGGAGCGCCACGACTCAGACCTCGATGGCCATCGGCTACGAGGTATCGATCACGCCGCTGCAACTAATCACGGCCTACAGCGCGCTGGCGAACGGTGGCCTCATCAAGCGCCCCTATGTCGTCGCCGAGCGGCGGGACGTAACGGGGAAGACCCTTTGGGAGAACGAGCCGGAGACCATCCGGCGGGCCTTTCGGGAAGAGACAGCCGATACGCTCCGCTCCGCCTTTGAGCGCGCCGTCGAGGACGGGACGGGCACCAACGCCCAGATCGACGGCCTCCGCGTGGCGGGGAAGACGGGCACGGCCCTCCGGCTCGCGGACGGGGAGTATTCTGCGGACGAGACCCGCGCCTCCTTTGCTGGGTTTTTCCCTGCCGACGCGCCGGAGGTGGCGCTGCTTGTGGTGCTGGGGTCGCCCCAGGGAGGCCCCCACGGCGGTGAGGTGGCCGCGCCGGTATTTCGGCGGGTGGCGCGCCGGTGGGCGGGCACGTTCCCCGCGGTGGTGGACCGCATGACGCCGGACTCGTCGCCCGCCTCGACCGTGGCACCGACGAGTGCCACCCCGTCGGCGGACACGCTTCCGTCGGGGCGGCCGGCCGCGATGCCCGACCTGACTGGACTCAG
This portion of the Salinibacter grassmerensis genome encodes:
- a CDS encoding penicillin-binding transpeptidase domain-containing protein translates to MKPKDQILARMYVALTLLGLAPLAVAVQMGQIVVTETDALRDQVRAQARSSVTIPAMRGAILDRDGRGLATNTARYDLAVDPTVDGFQKQARTFFDKLAGLTDASASQYRRQVRDRHSPQYVKLREELTPRQYETIRGWDVPGVILTPEFGRRYNYGSTAAHVTGHVGSDGNGLAGLELAYDDTLTGTPGRRIVRRDRSGRIEAHVGGKVVQPERGDDLVLTIDLTRQAALENELRRGVRESGAEWGTAVAMDPSTGAILGMANVPTYNPNRPGRAPSGARRNRALTDRFEPGSTFKLVGAVSAIEQDLVSLDDSVETGDGWAVFHGYTMKDVQAHGTISFADVIAKSSNVGMAKTVKELDPGTYYQYARNMGFSQPTWIDLPGEVGGVLKRPPQWSATTQTSMAIGYEVSITPLQLITAYSALANGGLIKRPYVVAERRDVTGKTLWENEPETIRRAFREETADTLRSAFERAVEDGTGTNAQIDGLRVAGKTGTALRLADGEYSADETRASFAGFFPADAPEVALLVVLGSPQGGPHGGEVAAPVFRRVARRWAGTFPAVVDRMTPDSSPASTVAPTSATPSADTLPSGRPAAMPDLTGLSTRRAVAWLRERDIEPQLDGEGEIVRQRPRPGAPLPKTRALLTAAQ